The Aeromicrobium yanjiei genome includes a region encoding these proteins:
- a CDS encoding GNAT family N-acetyltransferase, protein MSIRIVTGDQMTAQDVYDIWKIRDAVFSVEQQCDEEDVDDRDLLPTMTHLWLADDKGPTSYLRSYVEDGVRHIGRVCTRKDQRGKGLSGSLMQECHRLWGDEPIELNAQAYLEQWYGRYGYVRTGDNFMEAGIEHVPMRRTPPAAD, encoded by the coding sequence ATGAGCATCCGCATCGTGACCGGCGACCAGATGACCGCACAGGACGTCTACGACATCTGGAAGATCCGCGACGCGGTGTTCTCGGTCGAGCAGCAGTGCGACGAGGAGGACGTCGACGACCGCGACCTGCTGCCGACGATGACGCACCTGTGGCTCGCCGACGACAAGGGGCCCACGAGCTATCTGCGCTCGTACGTCGAGGACGGCGTGAGACACATCGGCCGGGTGTGCACCCGCAAGGACCAGCGCGGCAAGGGTCTGTCGGGCTCGCTGATGCAGGAGTGCCACCGGCTCTGGGGCGACGAGCCCATCGAGCTCAACGCCCAGGCGTACCTCGAGCAGTGGTACGGGCGCTACGGATACGTGCGGACGGGCGACAACTTCATGGAGGCCGGCATCGAGCACGTCCCGATGCGCCGCACTCCCCCGGCCGCGGACTAG
- the cimA gene encoding citramalate synthase → MSAGHQQASDFHVYDTTMRDGAQQEGLNLSVQDKLHIARHLDDLGVGYIEGGWPGSNPKDTEFFALAAKELELKNATLAAFGATRRAGVEASQDPLLQALRESGASVVTVVAKSHDRHVTEALRTTLEENLAMVRDTVTYLREGGQRVFVDMEHFFDGYRANRDYALEVVRAAGEAGAEVAVLCDTNGGMLPHWVSEIVADVATTGVRLGIHAHNDTGCAVANSMAAVQAGATHLQGCINGYGERTGNADLVTCVANLELKLGMTVLPEGSLAESTRISHAISEITNYPPHARQPYTGVSSFAHKAGLHASAIRVDPDLYQHIDPALVGNDMRLLVSEMAGRATIELKGKELGYDLAGDPERLGRVTDRVKAMERAGYTFEAADASFELLLAEEMDGVRPSFFDVESWRVLAESRRGDAAVAEATVKLVAGGVRLAVIGEGNGPVNALDHALRQAIEQVYPDVARFHLTDYRVRILDQGHGTDAITRTLIETTDGKDVWVTVGVGANIIEASWEALVDALTYGLRLHGVRPRIND, encoded by the coding sequence GTGAGCGCAGGACACCAGCAGGCGAGCGACTTCCACGTGTACGACACGACGATGCGCGACGGTGCGCAGCAGGAGGGGCTCAACCTCTCCGTGCAGGACAAGCTCCACATCGCTCGTCATCTCGACGACCTGGGCGTCGGTTACATCGAGGGCGGGTGGCCGGGCTCGAACCCCAAGGACACCGAGTTCTTCGCGCTGGCCGCCAAGGAGCTCGAGCTCAAGAACGCGACGCTGGCCGCGTTCGGCGCGACCCGTCGGGCCGGCGTCGAGGCGTCGCAGGACCCCCTGCTCCAGGCCCTGCGTGAGTCCGGCGCGTCCGTGGTCACGGTGGTCGCCAAGAGCCACGACCGGCACGTGACCGAGGCGCTGCGCACGACGCTCGAGGAGAACCTCGCGATGGTGCGCGACACCGTGACCTACCTCCGCGAGGGGGGACAACGCGTGTTCGTCGACATGGAGCACTTCTTCGACGGCTACCGGGCCAATCGCGACTACGCCCTGGAGGTCGTGCGCGCGGCGGGCGAGGCGGGAGCCGAGGTCGCGGTGCTGTGCGACACGAACGGCGGGATGCTGCCGCACTGGGTCAGCGAGATCGTCGCGGACGTCGCGACCACGGGCGTACGCCTCGGGATCCACGCCCACAACGACACCGGGTGCGCGGTCGCCAACTCGATGGCGGCCGTCCAGGCCGGCGCGACCCACCTGCAGGGGTGCATCAACGGCTACGGCGAGCGGACCGGCAACGCCGACCTCGTGACCTGCGTGGCCAACCTCGAGCTCAAGCTCGGCATGACGGTCCTGCCCGAGGGCAGCCTGGCCGAGTCGACGCGCATCTCGCACGCGATCTCCGAGATCACCAACTACCCGCCGCACGCACGCCAGCCCTACACGGGGGTCTCGTCCTTCGCGCACAAGGCCGGCCTGCACGCGAGCGCGATCCGGGTGGACCCCGATCTCTACCAGCACATCGACCCCGCGCTCGTCGGCAACGACATGCGGCTGCTGGTCTCGGAGATGGCCGGGCGCGCGACGATCGAGCTCAAGGGCAAGGAGCTGGGCTACGACCTGGCGGGCGACCCCGAGCGGCTCGGCCGGGTCACCGACCGGGTCAAGGCCATGGAGCGGGCCGGCTACACGTTCGAGGCGGCCGACGCCTCGTTCGAGCTGCTGCTGGCCGAGGAGATGGACGGGGTGCGTCCCTCGTTCTTCGACGTCGAGTCGTGGCGCGTGCTGGCGGAGTCGCGGCGCGGTGACGCGGCCGTCGCGGAGGCCACGGTCAAGCTCGTCGCCGGTGGAGTACGCCTCGCGGTGATCGGCGAGGGCAACGGACCGGTCAACGCCTTGGACCACGCGCTGCGCCAGGCCATCGAGCAGGTCTATCCCGACGTCGCGCGCTTCCACCTGACCGACTACCGGGTCCGCATCCTCGACCAGGGGCACGGCACCGACGCGATCACCCGCACGCTCATCGAGACCACCGACGGCAAGGACGTCTGGGTCACGGTCGGCGTCGGGGCCAACATCATCGAGGCGTCGTGGGAGGCGCTCGTCGACGCGCTCACGTACGGCCTGCGCCTGCACGGCGTGCGTCCGCGCATCAACGACTGA
- a CDS encoding branched-chain amino acid aminotransferase yields MNTTPFAATFNRNDAARSGEDRAAILADPGFGNHFTDHMFLAEWTPDTGWADARVVPYGPLQIDPATAVLHYAQEIFEGLKAYVHEDGSVWLFRPEANAARMQRSAHRLALPELPIDWFLGSIEALVEADRDWIPAGGEKSLYLRPFMFASEVFLGVRPSQHVTYSVIASPAGAYFSGGVQAVSIWLSSEYSRAGSGGTGAAKCGGNYAASLLPQQEAAAHGCAQVAFLDSTEQKWIEELGGMNLYFVHSDGSIVTPELSGSILEGVTRDSIMQIGRDLGHEVVERRVSIDEWREGAADGTISEVFACGTAAVVTPVASLKWEGGEVVSGDGEPGKVTTDIRSALVDVQYGRAEDRHGWMRRICS; encoded by the coding sequence ATGAACACCACCCCGTTTGCCGCGACATTCAACCGGAACGACGCGGCACGATCCGGCGAGGACCGGGCCGCGATCCTCGCCGACCCGGGCTTCGGCAATCACTTCACCGACCACATGTTCCTGGCCGAGTGGACGCCCGACACGGGCTGGGCGGACGCGCGCGTCGTCCCGTACGGCCCGCTCCAGATCGACCCCGCGACCGCGGTCCTGCACTACGCGCAGGAGATCTTCGAGGGCCTCAAGGCGTACGTCCACGAGGACGGCTCGGTCTGGCTGTTCCGTCCCGAGGCGAACGCCGCCCGCATGCAGCGGTCGGCGCACCGCCTCGCGCTGCCGGAGCTGCCGATCGACTGGTTCCTCGGCTCGATCGAGGCCCTGGTCGAAGCCGACCGTGACTGGATCCCGGCCGGCGGCGAGAAGAGCCTGTACCTGCGTCCCTTCATGTTCGCGTCCGAGGTCTTCCTCGGCGTCCGTCCGAGCCAGCACGTGACCTACTCGGTCATCGCCTCTCCCGCGGGTGCGTACTTCTCCGGCGGCGTGCAGGCGGTCTCGATCTGGCTCTCGTCGGAGTACTCCCGTGCAGGCAGCGGAGGCACCGGGGCGGCCAAGTGCGGCGGCAACTACGCCGCGTCCCTGCTGCCGCAGCAGGAGGCCGCCGCCCACGGCTGTGCGCAGGTTGCCTTCCTCGACTCGACCGAGCAGAAGTGGATCGAGGAGCTGGGCGGGATGAACCTGTACTTCGTCCACTCCGACGGCTCGATCGTGACGCCCGAGCTGTCAGGGTCGATCCTCGAGGGAGTGACCCGCGACTCGATCATGCAGATCGGGCGCGACCTCGGCCACGAGGTCGTCGAGCGGCGGGTGTCGATCGACGAGTGGCGCGAAGGTGCTGCCGACGGGACGATCTCCGAGGTGTTCGCGTGCGGCACCGCCGCGGTCGTCACCCCGGTCGCGTCGCTGAAGTGGGAGGGCGGCGAGGTCGTCTCCGGCGACGGCGAGCCGGGCAAGGTCACGACGGACATCCGCTCCGCGCTGGTCGACGTCCAGTACGGCCGCGCCGAGGACCGCCACGGCTGGATGCGGCGCATCTGCTCCTGA
- the aspA gene encoding aspartate ammonia-lyase — translation MSVATRSEHDLIGDREVPLEAYWGVHTLRALENFPITGIPIGTSPYLVEALAGVKQAAAAANHDLGLLDDERHAAIRDACEEIRGGALRDQFVVDVIQGGAGTSTNMNANEVIANRALELMGHKKGEYDVLHPNEHVNLSQSTNDVYPTAVKIAVILATHDLLAAMQVLEDSFARKADEFHDVLKMGRTQLQDAVPMTLGQEFRTYSLMIAEDRARLSEAVLLLHEINLGATAIGTMLNAPAGYVASACGHLARLTGLPLESAVDLIEATQDCGAFVQLSGTLKRVAVKLSKICNDLRLLSSGPRAGLNEINLPAVQAGSSIMPGKVNPVIPEVVNQVAFQMIGHDVTVTMAAEAGQLQLNAFEPVICYSLSAGISRLREAVLVLATRCVDGITANAELLRAEVENSIGLVTALNPYIGYAAATEVAKEALATGRGVAELVLEHGLLPPAELEAILRPETLANLGPRARER, via the coding sequence ATGTCCGTCGCCACACGTTCCGAGCATGATCTGATCGGAGACCGTGAGGTTCCTCTCGAGGCCTATTGGGGAGTGCACACACTCCGCGCCCTCGAGAACTTCCCCATCACCGGCATCCCGATCGGCACGAGCCCGTACCTCGTGGAGGCCCTGGCCGGCGTCAAGCAGGCCGCAGCCGCCGCCAACCACGATCTCGGGCTGCTCGACGACGAGCGTCACGCGGCGATCCGCGACGCGTGCGAGGAGATCCGCGGGGGAGCGCTGAGAGACCAGTTCGTGGTCGACGTCATCCAGGGAGGCGCCGGCACCTCGACCAACATGAACGCCAACGAGGTCATCGCCAACCGGGCGCTCGAGCTCATGGGGCACAAGAAGGGCGAGTACGACGTCCTGCATCCCAACGAGCACGTCAACCTCAGCCAGTCGACCAACGACGTCTATCCGACCGCGGTCAAGATCGCCGTCATCCTGGCCACGCACGACCTGCTGGCCGCGATGCAGGTGCTCGAGGACTCGTTCGCGCGCAAGGCCGACGAGTTCCACGACGTCCTCAAGATGGGGCGCACCCAGCTGCAGGACGCCGTGCCGATGACCCTCGGTCAGGAGTTCCGCACGTACTCACTGATGATCGCCGAGGACCGCGCGCGGCTCAGCGAGGCCGTCCTGCTGCTGCACGAGATCAACCTCGGGGCAACGGCGATCGGGACGATGCTGAACGCCCCGGCGGGCTACGTCGCGTCCGCGTGCGGCCACCTGGCCAGGCTGACGGGTCTGCCGCTGGAGAGCGCGGTCGACCTCATCGAGGCGACGCAGGACTGCGGCGCGTTCGTGCAGCTGTCCGGCACGCTCAAGCGGGTCGCGGTCAAGCTCTCGAAGATCTGCAACGACCTGCGGCTGCTGTCCTCGGGCCCCCGCGCAGGGCTCAACGAGATCAACCTGCCCGCGGTGCAGGCGGGGTCGAGCATCATGCCGGGCAAGGTGAATCCCGTCATCCCCGAGGTGGTCAACCAGGTCGCGTTCCAGATGATCGGCCACGACGTGACGGTGACGATGGCGGCCGAGGCGGGCCAGCTGCAGCTCAACGCGTTCGAGCCGGTGATCTGCTACTCGCTGTCGGCCGGGATCTCCCGCCTGCGCGAGGCCGTGCTGGTGCTCGCGACCCGTTGCGTCGACGGCATCACCGCGAACGCCGAGCTGCTGCGGGCCGAGGTCGAGAACTCGATCGGTCTCGTCACCGCGCTCAACCCCTACATCGGCTACGCCGCCGCGACCGAGGTGGCCAAGGAGGCGCTCGCGACCGGGCGGGGCGTCGCCGAGCTCGTGCTGGAGCACGGGCTCCTGCCGCCCGCCGAGCTCGAGGCCATCCTGCGTCCCGAGACCCTGGCCAATCTCGGCCCGCGGGCACGCGAGCGGTGA